The region acaaagtgagcaataattaaactaattataaaaaaagaggaaaatgtagAGAAGTAGAGAAGGCAAAACTacagttaaaacatttacattcatcACAAGAGTAGTttgtgatgatgtttttttaaaactgaccCATGGTAACAATCGTGttgagttttaatgtgtgttcTGAGGTGCTCCAGATGTGTGCAGCACTAAAGATTtaagtgtttcagtgtttcccctaggtttatagcattgggggggtggggggacacgccaacacaaacacttgaaggaatcttggtgttcatgtgttacttttaatgacagctgtccttttctatcagaaaggtatccttaaattacttctttccctgatttccgactctatccattatcctatctctacaataaaggcacaaaaagcccaaaattaaatcttttttttaattaacttgaccttcaggggggggtggcccgcccccctaatataatggtaggggaaacactgtgttTACTTGTGGAACTTTGATCATTAGCTCGTCTCTTGACCCAGACCTTAAAACCTGTTGGCTTCCTCTCACTGTTGATAtaacataaaaaatatgaaCACTGCAGTCAGAAACCTTTACGGAGAACAGACTGACTTACAGAGAAGATGACGTCGCAGTCTTCTCCAGTGAAAGATTGATCCATCAAGTCCTCAAAATAATCAGCCAGAGCGTCCAACGTCTCTTCTGCCACCTTCTCGTACTCTGCTTCTGACAGCtccctgacagacagacacacaaagtaaTGTTTGAGTTAAACCATTCAGCAGTAGTGACGGCAACGCtgggtaaaaaaacaacaactgtgtgCTACCTTATCTGCCCAGGTGAAGGTTTATCCAGCCTCGGTGCTGTCAGGTGGATGTTCTTCCTACAGCTAACAGCATCGACTCTGCTCTGTAAGCACTGGCACAGAAACTCAGAGGTCAGAGATTAAACAATAGGGACTTAGTGCTGATCATCAGAAGTACATCAGCTGgtgtctaaattctaaacaaaAACCTGACCGCTTGGTGAAAACAGGCCTTAAAAATACCTCACAATACATTAAAATCAATGGAAACAATTTAAATGGATTTGACAAAAATACATGTtgcaatatttgtttttttaaccagcagagggctctctctctctctctctgatgtttgacACCAGTAGCTGAAGCAGTAGCACTTATTAGAGGCACAAAaatatgtattgttttattattaacttCAAATCAAAAAGTATTACTTATAGTTACACAGAAAATAATTTTGTCAGAGAACTCAAAAACATTACCCTCAGCCTAATTTCTTGTTAAAATTGGAAGACCAAACAAAATCATGATAAAATCCATGAATTGTGAACCCTGCATCATGATAAATACATTGTCCTAACTGGATTGTATTATTACATCGCTAACAGAAATGGTAAAACTAAGACAGTGGTATGTTTTAGTATAAATACTAATAATAACAGTTTAACATCTGTGGTaaatatgtatgtttttattcatttaaacatgccttaaatataataatttacagaaaaacataCATGTGGCATAAGGTTATCAAAACTATGATACTCTTTTGATACCACATGATTTAAAACAATATCGtctgtattatttaaatgatttatagtaacaaaaagtactgaagcttttCAAAACACTACATATATTTCACAAGACAGATGTGTAGCAGAAGAATAAAACTATCagaaattgcagacaaactcctgctcTAAATAGTACAAAGTCATTGACAAACATTTAGACAGTGTGGTGTTTTCCTGCCATTTTTGatcattgaaaacaagaaatcaccTTTTCGACTTCTATGGAGGATTTCTATGTTAGTTAGTGaggtattgaaacaggtatcaatattgttttattttcactagTATCAAATCTGATATAATCACAACCCTGACCTGGCATGATGGCAGGTGACCTGAAACGTTTAACCTGCTATAACtaacatgtttcattcatttagcAGGTCATGATTTCATTCTCTGCTCACCGACGTCATGAAATGTCATCATTGGATCAGCATGTGACAGCtctatttttcattcattttggcttttttttaaacattacatgTGGCGGAATTAAGCCGAACCTCCTAACAATGTGTGTAAATgactaaaaaaaagtccctgaCGCATTTTTTCTTGTGGTCAAGAAAGAAATCCTTAAAGTGTCATATTTCTCAATGGAGTTTGGCAGAACTTACTTTGTGCGCAGTTTGACAGATGGGATGCAGAGTGTGTTTAGTGAGAGGAGGAAGTCCAGTGAGGTGTGACAGACTCCTGagctgaaatattcaataaCACACAGTTATAATGTCAGTGTTAATGATGAATCGTGTAACAGTCTGATAACTAGCATTTAGTGCTACAGCTAGCAAAGGTTAGCTATGTAACATCTACATGCAGACGTAGCTTGATAACGTTACCTGGTGATAAAGGCTCCTGGTTCTCTGCGCCGTCGCCATGTTTGAGTTTACGAGGTGACAGATGTGTGGAAATACAGAACGAGTTTTATTAAAAGACATCATGGTCGGCTGTCTGCGTGTTTATCTTCGTCAAAAGTTCATCCACACCGGCGTCCtgtcttctcttcctctgtgtccGCTGTTCAGCCGCAACATCATGTTTATGATTCACACTGCCACCTAGTGGAGAGGTGAGGAATGTCTCTTTTGTAAGCCTCAAAGAGTTTCACTTTATGGGGTGTTACAGCTAAATTCACAAATGTAACATTTTCTTTAGGGTTACTCAAAAAACGTTGGCATATAAAAATGACTTGCAAAAGTTTTTTCCAGAATACAAatagttaataataataatttatactttatgtaTCCCGCgagagataaataaaaaaaaattaaaactagAATACaattaataaacaataaattaaataccagtatatatttttttaaacacaagcaatttcataaaattaaaaactaatAATAATTATAAGACAGGTTGGAAAAGTACAATTTGAAAAGAGAGTAGAGCAGAGTAGAGTCAGGCTTCTTTATGCATGTCAAATGTGAGCACTGGTTTAAGTGTGTAAAATCACTTTGAAATTAAATTCTGTAATGTAGGTAATTTAGtaatcattaacaaacactttatatagattataaaatgtaatattgtgtacatcaataaactgttagCATAGCATAAATTATAGCATTTCAAATAATTAGCAAACATCATtaactatcatttcattgttcgttaacagtaaaataactattaactaaaGTTAATTAactttatagatgatggttattataaagtgttaccatgTAGAGTAATATGTGAGCATTTTAGCTAGACACTATagtttaattttttatggaGTTGAATTCATTGTCCGGTTGCTCAATTTTCCATCACCATATATTTAAATCCCcccattttaatttttaaaaactatcaGAGACAAGCATGAAAGAGTGGACGGGCCTTATTCACATTTGTTGAAGTATCTGTGAATTGTCCATTATTTTATGgtacatttaaaataaccaAAGCTGACTTGTAAGTACTTTAGAGGCATAACACAGCTGgacacagtgtttgtttttttttttagatatgtgTCCTTGTCGTCTGTCCAGCTGTTCTGCTGTTGTCCTTTTCTCCACCAGATGTCCTCAGACTCCACTTCCTGTCCTTCATCCTCTGTTCCCTGTTCCAACAATCAACCCTGCTGTTTCATTGCATCACCACCCCCATACTCTCACCGGTCCCCATGTCAGGGGGACATCTTGTgcctttttttaacttctttttggCACCATCCTGGACCTGTCA is a window of Labrus mixtus chromosome 5, fLabMix1.1, whole genome shotgun sequence DNA encoding:
- the fxn gene encoding frataxin, mitochondrial — protein: MMSFNKTRSVFPHICHLVNSNMATAQRTRSLYHQLRSLSHLTGLPPLTKHTLHPICQTAHKCLQSRVDAVSCRKNIHLTAPRLDKPSPGQIRELSEAEYEKVAEETLDALADYFEDLMDQSFTGEDCDVIFSSGVLTVKLGGDRGTYVINKQTPNKQIWLSSPTSGPKRYDWTGERWVYTHDGVSLHQLLSAEFSLIYKRNMDLSELLYS